The window TGACGCTGGATATCGACGGGCAGCTGTTCAAATACAGCCACGGCCCACAGGTGCCGCTGGTGGTCAGTTGGCCGGGCACCCGCAATACCAACCAGGTGCATCTGCAGCTGGCGCTGGCCAACGGCACCACGGCCAGTCTGGTGACCAGCGGGCCGTGGGCGCTGAACCGTCTGGTGGACATGGCGCAATCGTCGGGCACCGCCGGCCTCGGCCGTCAGGCGACCTTCAATCTCGACGGCCACCGCGTCACGCTGGAGTTTACGCCCAACAGCATCCGCAATCCGTTCCAACTGCCGGCCTTCTCGTGCCCGTAGCCCCGAAAGGACATGACCATGAGCACTGATTCAAGCGCCCCGACGAGCATTGGCTGGTACGGCAAACTCCCCTCCGCCGGCGATTTCCTGCAACGCCGCTTGCCCGATCCGGTGGTCAACAACTGGGCCCACTGGTTCCATAACGGGCTGGTGAATTTGCAGCGCGATGCGCAAGGGCCTAACGATCACCCATTCAGCAACGCGCCGGTGTGGAACTTCGTGATCCCCGCCACGCTCGGCAGCCAGTACGTGCAGATGGGCTGCCTGTTGCCGGCGCGCGACCGCGTCGGGCGGCGCTACCCGATCTGCGCGCTGCGCCTGTTCAGCCAGCAGGATTGGCGATCGCAACAGTTGAACATGGCGGCGAGTTGGTACCAACAGCTCGGTCATACCCTGCTGAACGGCGTGCGCAACGGTTTCTCCGCCGAGCAGATCGACCGCGCGTTGCAGGCGATCCCGGCGCTGCCCAGCCCGCCGGCGGAAGCGGATTCCGAAATATTGTCGATTATCGGTTTCCAGCATCCGGACGTGCCGGGCCTCGGCTGGCAACAGGCCGCCGACTGCTTCGATCCGGCGCAGTACACCAGCTTCTGGTGGACCAATCAGGCAGACGGACACCCGCTCTACACTCACGTGCACAGCGGCAACCTCACCGTGCAGCTGTTTTCACTGCTGTTCGAGCCCAACGGCTGGGCGCGCCCTGGCCGTGGCGGCCAGTACCCGCAAATGTTTGATTAACATCGTTCGTTGAAGGAAATTTTATGGCTATCGATACCGATACCCTGCTGGCCCCGGTTGACGCGGACAATCCCTGCGGCGACAACCTGGAATACGACGCCGACTTTCTGGCGATGGAACAAGCCGCCACCGGCAAGGCCGAACAACAGTTCGGCAGCACCATCATTCCGGAAGAAGCGCCGGACTGGGTGCAGGTCGAGCGCCTCGCGACCTCGCTGCTGACGCGCACCAAAGACCTGCGCGTCATGCTGTATCTCACCCGCGCCTGGACCCAGTTGCGCGGGTTGCCGGGCTACGCCGACGGGCTGACGCTGGTCCACCAGTCGATGATCCGTTACTGGGACACCCTGCAGCCGCCGCTGGAGTTCGATGGGGAAGCCGACCCGCTGTTTCGCATCAACGCGCTGGCCGACCTTGGCGACAAGGCCGCGCTGGCCGCCAGCGTGCGCGCCGCCCCGCTGCTGAAAAGCGCCGCCGGAGAAATCTCGCTGCGCGATGCCGGCGCCCTGCTCGACGGCAGCAAGCAGGAGTGCCCCAATTTTCCCGGCGGCCGCGCGCGGCTGCAGGATGAACTGGCGCAGCAGGATCGCCCCGAGGGCGCCTTGGTGACGCGCATCGCCAACACCCTGAGCGCCATCCGCAGCGAAGTGACCCGCCATCTGGGGGAAAGCGCGCTGCCGGAAATGAGCGCGCTGACCAAGGTGTTTTCTCTGGTGGCGCTCGCCGGCCAGAGCGAGGCGCCCGCCGCCGCCGAAGCGGACGCGACGCCTGAAACGGCGGCCATGCAGCAACCGGCCGCCGTACAGAGCGCCACTGCCCCGCTCAACTGGCGCAGCGCGCAGATCCAGTCGCGCGACGATGCCCAGTTGATGCTGGATAAGGTGAAAAATTATTTTCGTCTTCATGAGCCGAGCCACCCGGCGCCGCTGATGATCGATCGGGTCCAGCGGTTGATTACGCTGGACTTTATGCAAATCGTCCGCGATTTGGCGCCCGATGGGC of the Serratia marcescens subsp. marcescens ATCC 13880 genome contains:
- the tagF gene encoding type VI secretion system-associated protein TagF → MSTDSSAPTSIGWYGKLPSAGDFLQRRLPDPVVNNWAHWFHNGLVNLQRDAQGPNDHPFSNAPVWNFVIPATLGSQYVQMGCLLPARDRVGRRYPICALRLFSQQDWRSQQLNMAASWYQQLGHTLLNGVRNGFSAEQIDRALQAIPALPSPPAEADSEILSIIGFQHPDVPGLGWQQAADCFDPAQYTSFWWTNQADGHPLYTHVHSGNLTVQLFSLLFEPNGWARPGRGGQYPQMFD
- the tssA gene encoding type VI secretion system protein TssA — translated: MAIDTDTLLAPVDADNPCGDNLEYDADFLAMEQAATGKAEQQFGSTIIPEEAPDWVQVERLATSLLTRTKDLRVMLYLTRAWTQLRGLPGYADGLTLVHQSMIRYWDTLQPPLEFDGEADPLFRINALADLGDKAALAASVRAAPLLKSAAGEISLRDAGALLDGSKQECPNFPGGRARLQDELAQQDRPEGALVTRIANTLSAIRSEVTRHLGESALPEMSALTKVFSLVALAGQSEAPAAAEADATPETAAMQQPAAVQSATAPLNWRSAQIQSRDDAQLMLDKVKNYFRLHEPSHPAPLMIDRVQRLITLDFMQIVRDLAPDGLNQLETILGRPDNEENS